The Chaetodon auriga isolate fChaAug3 chromosome 3, fChaAug3.hap1, whole genome shotgun sequence genome has a window encoding:
- the rxfp3.2b gene encoding relaxin family peptide receptor 3.2b, giving the protein MQLNETGVQTLAPEPCEQQLLQEDNAGNCSGGPTGNLSLHCWLQLLTKESIMEFQGDSSSLLVRVMIACVYSVVCALGLVGNTLALYLLHSRYRQKQSSINCFVMGLAITDLQFVLTLPFWAVDTALDFRWPFGRVMCKIISSVTTMNMYASVFFLTAMSMARYYSISSALKMHSRRAAATRAKWTSLGIWVVSLLATLPHAIYSTSAQVSDEELCLVRFPDSGSWDPQLLLGLYQLQKVLLGFLIPLIIITVCYLLLLRLILSRRITGAAGPQVEQGRQSRRSKVTKSIVIVVLSFFLCWLPNQALTLWGVLIKFDLVPFSKAFYNAQAYAFPLTVCLAHTNSCLNPVLYCLIRQEFRAGLKELLLHATPSVRSLTHLLRRKAKVAEAPPALVLVQMDV; this is encoded by the coding sequence ATGCAGCTGAATGAGACTGGAGttcaaacactggctccagagcCATGTGAGCAACAACTGCTACAGGAGGACAATGCTGGAAACTGTAGCGGAGGTCCCACCGGCAACCTGTCGCTgcactgctggctgcagctcctcaccaAGGAATCCATCATGGAATTTCAAGGAGACAGCTCCAGTCTGCTGGTGCGTGTGATGATAGCATGTGTGTACTCTGTAGTCTGTGCACTCGGGCTGGTAGGAAACACACTGgctctgtatctgctgcacTCACGCTACAGGCAGAAGCAGTCGTCCATCAACTGTTTTGTGATGGGACTGGCTATCACAGACCTCCAGTTTGTTTTGACTCTACCTTTCTGGGCAGTGGACACAGCCCTGGACTTCCGCTGGCCGTTTGGTCGCGTGATGTGCAAGATCATCAGCTCTGTCACCACCATGAACATGTACGCCAGTGTATTCTTCCTCACAGCGATGAGCATGGCACGTTATTACTCAATCTCCTCCGCGCTGAAGATGCACAGCCGGCGGGCGGCGGCCACTAGGGCCAAGTGGACGAGCCTGGGCATCTGGGTTGTCTCTCTGCTGGCCACTTTGCCTCATGCTATCTATTCCACCAGCGCCCAGGTGTCAGATGAGGAGCTTTGCCTGGTGCGCTTTCCAGACTCTGGCAGCTGGGATCCACAGCTTCTTTTGGGTCTGTACCAGCTGCAGAAAGTCCTGCTGGGCTTCCTCATTCCTCTAATCATAATCACTGTCTGCTACCTGCTGCTCCTGCGCTTAATCCTCAGCCGACGCATCACAGGTGCAGCAGGCCCGCAGGTTGAGCAGGGCCGGCAAAGTCGTCGCTCCAAAGTGACCAAATCCATTGTCATTGTGGTTCTGTCCTTCTTTCTGTGCTGGCTTCCCAATCAGGCGCTGACACTTTGGGGAGTGCTCATAAAGTTTGACCTGGTGCCCTTCAGCAAGGCCTTCTACAACGCGCAGGCCTACGCCTTTCCCCTGACCGTGTGTTTGGCGCACACCAACAGCTGCCTCAACCCTGTGCTCTATTGCCTGATTCGCCAGGAGTTTCGGGCAGGTCTCAAGGAGCTCCTCCTCCACGCCACGCCATCCGTCAGGAGCCTGACTCATCTGCTGCGTCGCAAGGCCAAAGTGGCTGAGGCGCCGCCTGCTCTGGTGCTGGTCCAAATGGATGTCTGA